Proteins from a single region of Hymenobacter aquaticus:
- the carA gene encoding glutamine-hydrolyzing carbamoyl-phosphate synthase small subunit, producing MSQTVKLVLEDGTEIQGTSFGAYTSSAGEVVFSTAMTGYPENLTDPSFAGQILVLTYPMVGNYGVPGEELYESISRIFESDKIHIAGLVVNYYSEEHSHWNAAKSLGDWLQEYNIPGIFGVDTRMLTKILREKGAMLGKIVAEEDVPLHDPNQDNLVAQVSPTEVQHYGSGQHKIVLVDCGTKTNIIRCFLQRDVELIRVPWDYDFTKLDYDGLFLSNGPGDPKMCEATIKHLQTALSQDKPIFGICLGSQLMGLAAGGDTFKLKYGHRSHNQPVLLTGTKRSYITSQNHGFAVDTATLPADWTMLFENLNDGTCEGIKHQTKPFFSTQFHPEAAGGPEDTEYLFDDFLKAVAEYKAAK from the coding sequence ATGTCCCAAACCGTAAAACTCGTCCTCGAAGACGGCACCGAAATCCAGGGTACTTCCTTCGGCGCCTACACCTCCTCGGCCGGGGAGGTCGTGTTCAGCACGGCCATGACCGGCTACCCCGAAAACCTCACCGACCCGTCCTTCGCCGGCCAGATTCTGGTGCTCACCTACCCGATGGTGGGCAACTACGGCGTGCCCGGCGAGGAGCTCTACGAGTCTATTTCCCGGATTTTCGAGTCCGACAAGATTCACATTGCCGGCTTGGTGGTGAACTACTACTCCGAGGAGCACAGCCACTGGAACGCCGCCAAAAGCCTCGGCGACTGGCTCCAGGAGTACAACATCCCCGGCATCTTCGGCGTCGATACCCGCATGCTGACCAAGATTCTGCGGGAGAAAGGCGCCATGCTGGGCAAAATCGTGGCCGAAGAGGACGTGCCCCTGCACGACCCCAACCAGGACAACCTCGTGGCCCAGGTGAGCCCCACCGAAGTGCAGCACTACGGCAGCGGGCAGCACAAAATCGTGCTCGTCGACTGCGGCACCAAGACCAACATCATCCGCTGCTTCCTCCAGCGCGACGTGGAACTGATCCGCGTGCCCTGGGACTACGACTTCACGAAGCTCGACTACGACGGCCTGTTCCTGAGCAACGGCCCCGGCGACCCGAAGATGTGCGAGGCCACGATTAAGCACCTGCAAACGGCGCTCAGCCAGGACAAGCCCATCTTCGGCATCTGCCTGGGCTCCCAGCTCATGGGCCTGGCTGCGGGCGGCGACACGTTCAAGCTCAAGTACGGCCACCGCAGCCACAACCAGCCCGTGCTGCTCACCGGCACCAAGCGCAGCTATATCACCAGCCAGAACCACGGCTTCGCCGTCGATACCGCCACGCTGCCCGCCGACTGGACCATGCTGTTCGAAAACCTGAACGACGGCACTTGTGAAGGCATCAAGCACCAGACCAAGCCCTTCTTCTCCACCCAGTTCCACCCCGAAGCCGCCGGCGGCCCTGAGGATACGGAGTATCTGTTCGATGACTTTCTGAAGGCGGTTGCGGAGTATAAGGCTGCTAAATAG
- a CDS encoding GIY-YIG nuclease family protein, protein MYVYILTNQTQTVLYIGVTNDLTRRLYEHSSDRGDAGKFTGRYQTDLLVYFEIAPDATQAIEREKQLKGWTRKKKDALITEFNPTWQAIDLETWSG, encoded by the coding sequence GTGTACGTCTATATCCTGACCAATCAAACCCAAACCGTTTTGTACATCGGCGTCACCAATGACCTCACGCGGCGACTTTACGAGCACAGCAGTGACCGGGGTGACGCCGGAAAATTCACCGGCCGGTATCAGACGGATTTGCTGGTCTACTTTGAAATTGCTCCTGATGCAACGCAAGCCATAGAGCGGGAGAAACAGCTGAAAGGCTGGACACGCAAGAAAAAGGATGCGTTGATTACCGAATTTAATCCGACTTGGCAGGCCATTGATTTAGAAACCTGGTCTGGCTGA
- a CDS encoding aspartate aminotransferase family protein → MELFNVYPLVNITPVKALGAKLWDDQGQEYLDFYGGHAVISIGHSHPHYVQRLTEQLQNIGFYSNSVQIPIQQQLAHKLGQVSGYESYSLFLCNSGAEANENALKLASFHTGKSRVIAFKGAFHGRTSGAVAATDNPKIVAPFNAGHRIAFVDYDLAAVEKQLQDGDVCAAIIEPIQGVGGIIMPSDEFLQSLAALCKQYGALLIADEVQSGYGRSGKFFAHQHAGIQPDVISVAKGMGNGFPIGGILISPELKASYGLLGTTFGGNHLACAAALAVLEVIEQENLLNHAAELGAYLRQELEAKAGAEEIRGRGLMVGIKYDFPIKDVRDKLLTDYHIFVGNASDPTVLRLLPPLNITQAEVDRFLQALYALTEKSVAEIPQASALD, encoded by the coding sequence ATGGAGCTTTTCAACGTTTATCCGCTCGTCAACATCACGCCGGTTAAGGCGCTCGGGGCGAAGCTCTGGGACGACCAGGGCCAGGAATACCTGGATTTCTACGGCGGGCACGCCGTTATTTCCATCGGCCACAGCCACCCGCACTACGTGCAGCGCCTCACCGAGCAACTGCAGAACATCGGCTTCTACTCCAACTCGGTGCAGATTCCGATTCAGCAGCAGCTGGCCCACAAGCTCGGGCAGGTGTCGGGCTACGAAAGCTACTCGCTGTTCCTGTGCAACTCCGGGGCCGAGGCCAACGAAAACGCCCTGAAGCTGGCTTCCTTCCACACCGGAAAAAGCCGCGTTATTGCCTTCAAAGGCGCTTTTCACGGCCGGACTTCCGGGGCCGTAGCCGCCACCGACAATCCCAAGATTGTCGCGCCCTTCAACGCCGGCCACCGTATTGCCTTCGTGGACTACGACCTGGCCGCCGTGGAAAAGCAGCTGCAGGACGGGGACGTCTGCGCGGCCATCATTGAGCCCATTCAGGGCGTGGGCGGCATCATCATGCCATCCGACGAGTTCCTGCAAAGTCTGGCCGCTTTGTGCAAGCAGTACGGAGCCCTGCTCATTGCCGACGAGGTGCAGAGCGGCTACGGCCGCAGCGGTAAGTTCTTCGCCCACCAGCACGCCGGGATTCAGCCCGACGTTATTTCCGTCGCGAAAGGCATGGGCAACGGCTTCCCCATCGGCGGCATCCTGATTTCGCCGGAATTAAAGGCTTCCTATGGTTTGCTGGGCACCACCTTCGGCGGCAACCACCTGGCCTGCGCCGCCGCGCTGGCCGTACTGGAAGTTATTGAGCAGGAAAATCTGCTGAATCACGCGGCCGAGCTGGGCGCTTATCTTCGGCAGGAGCTGGAAGCCAAGGCCGGGGCCGAGGAAATCCGGGGCCGGGGCCTGATGGTGGGCATCAAGTACGACTTCCCTATTAAGGACGTGCGCGACAAGCTGCTCACGGACTACCACATCTTCGTGGGCAACGCTTCCGACCCCACGGTGCTGCGCCTGTTGCCCCCGTTGAACATCACCCAGGCCGAAGTCGACCGGTTCCTGCAGGCGCTGTACGCCCTGACGGAGAAGTCGGTGGCCGAGATTCCCCAAGCGTCGGCGCTGGATTAG